A stretch of [Clostridium] innocuum DNA encodes these proteins:
- a CDS encoding ABC transporter substrate-binding protein encodes MKKLGCMLMAVLMAVTVSGCSDKKEASENKETEKKVTLILDYLPNTNHTGFYVAKEKGFFKEEGLEVDIIEPGDDSTSATLVAANKGEFGVSYQEDVTYARTAEEPLPIRAIATIIQHNTSGFVSLKKENIKTPKDFEGKVYAGWQAPSEEAVVKAVMTAAKADFSKLTMVGADGSGFASLGKSVDIQWEFEGWAVTKGRMEGYELNYIPLRELDERLDYYTPLIITSEKMIKEDPETVQKFMNAVKKGYEYAIENPDASAEILSKYAPDYDLKFLKESQKYLSSEYARDADSWGVMKDSVWDNYTAFMYENKLITEKIKADEQYTNEFVMK; translated from the coding sequence ATGAAGAAATTAGGCTGTATGCTGATGGCTGTGCTGATGGCTGTCACAGTGAGTGGATGTTCTGATAAAAAGGAAGCATCCGAAAACAAAGAAACAGAAAAAAAGGTAACATTGATTCTGGATTATCTTCCAAACACCAATCATACCGGTTTCTATGTGGCGAAGGAAAAAGGCTTTTTCAAGGAAGAAGGCCTGGAGGTGGATATCATTGAGCCGGGAGATGATTCGACAAGTGCAACACTGGTTGCGGCAAACAAGGGAGAATTCGGTGTCAGCTATCAGGAGGACGTCACGTATGCGAGAACGGCGGAGGAACCATTGCCGATTCGTGCAATTGCGACCATCATCCAGCATAATACAAGCGGCTTTGTATCATTGAAAAAGGAAAATATCAAAACACCGAAGGATTTCGAGGGAAAGGTTTATGCAGGATGGCAGGCACCGAGTGAGGAAGCAGTTGTAAAGGCGGTAATGACAGCTGCGAAGGCAGATTTCTCCAAGCTGACAATGGTGGGGGCAGATGGCAGCGGCTTTGCTTCCCTTGGCAAGAGTGTGGATATCCAGTGGGAATTTGAAGGCTGGGCAGTCACAAAGGGAAGAATGGAAGGCTATGAACTGAATTACATACCGTTACGCGAACTGGATGAACGCCTTGATTATTATACACCGCTCATTATTACCAGTGAAAAGATGATCAAGGAAGATCCGGAAACGGTTCAGAAATTTATGAATGCGGTAAAGAAGGGATATGAATATGCAATTGAAAACCCGGATGCATCCGCTGAAATATTAAGCAAATACGCTCCTGATTATGATTTGAAATTTCTGAAGGAAAGTCAGAAATATCTGAGCAGTGAATATGCCAGGGATGCGGACAGCTGGGGTGTTATGAAGGATTCCGTATGGGATAACTATACTGCCTTTATGTATGAAAACAAGCTGATCACAGAAAAAATCAAGGCGGATGAACAGTATACCAATGAATTTGTAATGAAATAA
- a CDS encoding ABC transporter ATP-binding protein, with the protein MKLRVEDMAISFDNRRILEHVGFHVEEGEFTALIGPSGCGKSTLLNILAGLLDCEEGTFYVDDVQVSGVSSHFAYMPQDDLLLPWKNILDNVCLYGKLHGHVKEAREQALQEFEAFGLKGYEQAYPYELSGGMRQRAAFLRTALCSADILLLDEPFGALDVITRNDMQDWLLKLRSELNRTMLLVTHDIEEALYLADRILILGGSPASICREISLKDCKKSREWLYDQGGLKKEIYQLLKEGTYDR; encoded by the coding sequence ATGAAATTACGAGTGGAGGATATGGCAATCTCTTTTGATAACAGAAGAATACTGGAGCATGTCGGCTTTCATGTGGAAGAGGGAGAGTTTACTGCGCTGATTGGACCAAGCGGATGTGGAAAGTCCACATTGCTGAACATACTGGCAGGGCTTTTGGATTGTGAAGAGGGAACCTTTTATGTGGATGATGTGCAGGTTAGCGGCGTATCCTCCCACTTTGCCTATATGCCACAGGATGATCTTCTTCTGCCATGGAAGAATATTCTGGATAATGTTTGTTTATATGGAAAGCTTCACGGGCATGTGAAGGAAGCCAGAGAGCAGGCATTGCAGGAGTTTGAGGCATTTGGATTGAAGGGATATGAACAGGCTTATCCCTATGAACTATCCGGCGGTATGAGGCAGCGGGCTGCGTTTTTACGAACGGCACTTTGCAGTGCGGATATCCTGTTGCTGGATGAACCCTTCGGTGCGCTGGATGTCATCACCCGCAACGATATGCAGGATTGGCTGCTGAAGCTGAGAAGTGAATTAAACAGAACGATGCTGCTGGTGACCCATGATATTGAAGAGGCCCTGTATCTGGCAGACCGCATTCTGATTCTTGGTGGATCACCTGCTTCCATCTGTAGGGAAATCTCATTAAAGGATTGCAAAAAAAGCAGGGAGTGGCTGTATGATCAGGGTGGTCTGAAGAAGGAAATCTATCAGCTGCTGAAGGAGGGGACATATGATCGTTGA
- a CDS encoding hydrolase TatD: MIVDAHMHMEEAYPAEILKEQDIACIANAATPEEYKNLRKLQEKNPFLWISAGIHPWKVDEVHWDAMLPILEEVDIIGEIGLDSVWCNTDMTLQSRLFEQQLAFAQRYQKPVILHLKGREKEALEYLRRYENRYLVHWYSCDAWLQEYIDLGCWFTVGPSLPFDETVQHVAACVPLDRMLVETDGISACTWCENRKVAPEEHGAILKRSMHKICEMRNISYEKLQEQMVVNCEKFIGKRFPF; this comes from the coding sequence ATGATCGTTGATGCGCATATGCATATGGAGGAAGCTTATCCGGCAGAAATCTTAAAAGAACAGGACATTGCCTGTATCGCCAATGCCGCAACACCTGAAGAATATAAGAACTTAAGAAAGCTGCAAGAGAAGAATCCTTTCCTATGGATCAGTGCCGGTATTCATCCGTGGAAGGTGGATGAGGTTCACTGGGATGCAATGCTGCCGATTCTTGAGGAAGTGGACATCATTGGTGAAATCGGATTGGATAGTGTCTGGTGTAACACGGATATGACATTGCAGTCCCGGCTGTTTGAGCAGCAGCTTGCTTTTGCACAGCGATATCAGAAACCGGTGATTCTGCATCTGAAGGGAAGAGAAAAGGAAGCACTTGAATATTTGCGTCGCTATGAAAACCGGTATCTGGTGCACTGGTATTCCTGTGATGCATGGCTGCAGGAGTATATTGATCTGGGCTGCTGGTTTACCGTCGGTCCTTCGCTGCCCTTCGATGAAACGGTACAGCATGTGGCGGCCTGTGTCCCGCTGGATCGAATGCTGGTGGAAACGGATGGTATTTCCGCATGTACGTGGTGTGAGAATCGTAAGGTCGCACCAGAGGAGCATGGAGCCATATTAAAACGCAGTATGCACAAAATCTGTGAAATGCGTAACATATCCTATGAGAAACTGCAGGAACAGATGGTGGTTAACTGTGAAAAATTTATCGGGAAGCGATTTCCGTTTTAA
- the rpsJ gene encoding 30S ribosomal protein S10 produces MAKNSVRIRLKAYEHRILDASAEKIVQAAQAHGAKKIVGPVPLPTEKQVVTILRAVHKYKDSREQFEIRTHKRLIEIVGPTAETIDSLSRLELPSGVDIEIKL; encoded by the coding sequence ATGGCAAAAAATAGCGTAAGAATTCGCTTAAAAGCTTATGAGCACAGAATCTTGGATGCATCCGCAGAAAAGATCGTGCAAGCGGCACAAGCTCACGGTGCTAAAAAAATTGTTGGACCAGTACCTCTTCCAACTGAAAAGCAGGTGGTTACAATCCTGCGTGCGGTACACAAATACAAAGATTCTCGCGAGCAGTTCGAGATCAGAACGCACAAACGTTTAATTGAGATTGTCGGACCTACAGCAGAAACAATCGACTCACTGAGTCGTCTGGAGCTGCCTAGTGGTGTTGACATCGAAATTAAGCTGTAA
- the rplC gene encoding 50S ribosomal protein L3 has translation MKGILGRKLGMTQVFTEDGTLIPVTVVEACPNVVLQKKTVENDGYEAVQLGFEDVKETRSTKGEAGHAAKANTAPKRFVKEVRDSEFADLELGAEVNVGIFSAGETVDVIGTSKGKGFMGTIVRNNAKIGPKSHGSGHHRHIGSLATNGITSRQGKILKGTMMAGQEGGYRTTNQNLTVIKVDVENNYLLIKGNVPGPKRGMVMVRTAKCSKGNTEPVTLVDYTKEEE, from the coding sequence ATGAAAGGTATTCTAGGACGCAAACTTGGGATGACACAGGTCTTCACAGAGGATGGAACACTGATTCCTGTAACTGTAGTTGAGGCTTGTCCAAATGTTGTATTACAGAAGAAAACAGTGGAAAACGACGGATACGAAGCTGTGCAGTTAGGTTTTGAAGATGTTAAAGAAACACGCAGCACAAAAGGTGAAGCCGGACATGCTGCGAAAGCAAACACTGCTCCAAAAAGATTTGTCAAGGAAGTTCGCGACAGCGAATTTGCTGATCTGGAGCTGGGTGCTGAGGTTAACGTAGGAATCTTCAGTGCCGGAGAAACAGTAGATGTTATCGGTACATCCAAGGGTAAGGGATTCATGGGTACGATTGTTCGTAACAATGCGAAAATCGGTCCTAAGAGCCATGGTTCCGGACACCACAGACATATCGGTTCCCTTGCTACAAACGGTATTACCTCTCGTCAGGGTAAAATCTTAAAGGGTACGATGATGGCTGGTCAGGAAGGTGGTTACAGAACTACAAACCAGAACCTGACAGTGATCAAGGTTGACGTTGAAAACAACTACTTATTGATTAAAGGAAACGTGCCTGGGCCAAAACGTGGAATGGTTATGGTGCGCACTGCTAAATGTTCCAAGGGCAATACAGAACCTGTAACATTAGTGGATTACACGAAAGAGGAGGAATAA
- the rplD gene encoding 50S ribosomal protein L4: MPKMVVLSQTGKELNEITLADTVFGIEPNQQCIFDAVIMQRASMRQGTHDTKNRTEVRGGGRKPWRQKGTGRARQGSIRATQWRGGGIVFGPTPRNYGYKLNKKVRRLALKSALSEKVLENAMSVVDKFELEAPKTKAFNQIVADINAPKKTLFVVSEGEDFENAFLSMRNIPTMMMLTADGLNVYDIVNANKIVFTEAAVKDVEEALA; this comes from the coding sequence ATGCCTAAGATGGTCGTATTAAGCCAAACTGGTAAAGAGCTGAATGAAATCACTCTTGCAGATACAGTATTTGGCATCGAGCCAAATCAGCAATGTATCTTCGATGCTGTCATTATGCAGAGAGCATCTATGCGTCAGGGTACTCACGATACCAAAAACCGTACAGAAGTACGCGGTGGTGGACGTAAGCCTTGGCGTCAGAAGGGAACCGGACGTGCTCGTCAGGGATCCATTCGTGCCACACAGTGGAGAGGCGGAGGAATCGTATTCGGTCCGACTCCTAGAAACTATGGCTACAAGCTGAACAAAAAAGTTCGTCGTCTGGCTCTGAAATCAGCTCTGTCTGAAAAAGTGCTGGAAAACGCAATGAGCGTTGTGGACAAGTTTGAGCTGGAAGCTCCGAAAACAAAAGCTTTCAATCAGATTGTCGCTGATATCAACGCACCTAAGAAAACCTTATTCGTAGTATCTGAAGGTGAAGATTTTGAAAACGCATTCCTGAGCATGAGGAACATCCCTACTATGATGATGCTTACTGCTGATGGATTAAATGTTTACGATATCGTAAATGCTAACAAAATCGTCTTTACAGAAGCTGCTGTGAAAGATGTTGAGGAGGCACTTGCATAA
- the rplW gene encoding 50S ribosomal protein L23, translating into MENYKDIIIRPIITEKTMRYMDADNKVTFEVKKGTNKTQVKQAVEAIFGVDVEKVNIVNVKPKTKRMGKYVGTTKNVRKAYVKIKEGQDINLFGEEAE; encoded by the coding sequence ATGGAAAACTACAAGGATATCATCATCCGTCCGATCATCACTGAAAAAACGATGAGATACATGGACGCAGATAACAAAGTAACGTTTGAAGTTAAAAAGGGAACCAACAAAACACAGGTAAAACAGGCCGTGGAAGCAATCTTCGGTGTCGATGTTGAGAAAGTGAACATCGTGAATGTGAAACCGAAAACCAAGAGAATGGGTAAATATGTTGGTACTACCAAGAATGTCCGTAAAGCCTATGTGAAAATCAAGGAAGGTCAGGACATCAACTTATTCGGCGAAGAAGCTGAATAA
- the rplB gene encoding 50S ribosomal protein L2, with amino-acid sequence MPIKKYKPTTPGRRGMTSLSYEEITTDKPEKSLLEPLKSKGGRNNNGRITTRHQGGGHKRAYRVIDFKRNKDGVPARVATIEYDPNRSANIALLNYADGEKRYIIAPKGLTVGMTVVSGEGADIKVGNAMELKDIPEGTFIHNIELKPGKGGQMARSAGTSAQILGIEEKYTTVRLASGEVRRILSNCRATIGQVGNEDHSLVNYGKAGRMRWKGVRPTVRGSVMNPNDHPHGGGEGRTPVGRKSPMTPWGKKAMGVKTRKAKKASTKLIVRRRNGK; translated from the coding sequence ATGCCAATTAAGAAGTATAAGCCGACCACTCCAGGTCGTCGTGGTATGACTAGTCTGTCCTATGAAGAAATTACGACAGACAAGCCTGAAAAAAGTCTGCTGGAGCCGTTAAAGAGCAAAGGTGGACGTAACAATAACGGACGTATCACAACCCGTCATCAGGGTGGTGGACACAAGAGAGCTTACCGTGTTATCGATTTTAAGAGAAACAAAGACGGTGTTCCTGCTCGTGTGGCTACGATTGAATACGATCCAAACCGTTCCGCTAACATCGCTCTGTTGAACTATGCAGACGGTGAAAAGCGTTACATCATCGCTCCAAAGGGATTAACTGTTGGTATGACAGTAGTTTCCGGTGAAGGTGCCGACATCAAGGTCGGTAACGCAATGGAGCTGAAAGATATCCCTGAAGGTACTTTCATTCACAATATTGAATTAAAGCCAGGTAAGGGTGGCCAGATGGCTCGTTCCGCTGGAACATCTGCTCAGATCCTTGGTATTGAAGAAAAATACACAACGGTTCGTTTGGCTTCTGGTGAAGTTCGTAGAATTCTGTCTAATTGCCGTGCTACAATCGGTCAGGTTGGTAACGAAGACCACAGTCTGGTAAACTACGGTAAAGCCGGACGTATGAGATGGAAGGGTGTTCGCCCGACTGTTCGTGGTTCCGTTATGAACCCTAATGATCACCCTCATGGTGGTGGTGAAGGACGTACTCCAGTAGGACGTAAATCTCCAATGACACCTTGGGGTAAGAAAGCTATGGGTGTGAAAACACGTAAAGCGAAAAAAGCGTCAACGAAACTGATCGTTCGTCGTCGTAATGGCAAATAG
- the rpsS gene encoding 30S ribosomal protein S19, with amino-acid sequence MSRSLKKGPFCDDHLMKKVDELNKAGKKQVIKTWSRRSTIFPQFVEHTFAVYNGKEHLPVYVTEDMVGHKLGEFVPTRKYGGHGDNDKKAKR; translated from the coding sequence ATGAGTCGTAGTCTTAAAAAAGGCCCGTTCTGTGATGACCACTTAATGAAAAAAGTGGATGAGCTGAACAAAGCCGGTAAAAAACAAGTTATCAAAACCTGGTCACGTCGTTCAACTATATTCCCTCAGTTTGTGGAACATACATTTGCCGTTTACAACGGTAAGGAGCACCTGCCTGTTTACGTTACAGAAGATATGGTAGGACACAAGCTTGGTGAATTCGTGCCAACCCGTAAATACGGTGGTCACGGCGATAATGACAAGAAAGCTAAACGATAA
- the rplV gene encoding 50S ribosomal protein L22, producing MEVKSTAKTLRIPPRKARIVIDLIRGKDAAEAAAILKFTPNVAAEAVGKVLKSAVANAVNNHDMDEEKLYVKACYANEGVTLKRFMPRAKGSASAIHKRTSHITVVVDERD from the coding sequence ATGGAAGTTAAGTCAACAGCGAAAACATTACGTATCCCACCTAGAAAAGCTCGTATTGTTATCGATTTAATCCGTGGGAAAGATGCTGCTGAAGCAGCTGCAATCTTAAAGTTCACACCGAACGTTGCAGCAGAAGCAGTTGGTAAGGTATTGAAATCTGCAGTAGCAAATGCAGTGAATAACCATGATATGGATGAAGAAAAGCTGTACGTAAAGGCATGCTATGCAAACGAGGGTGTAACTCTGAAACGTTTCATGCCACGTGCAAAAGGATCTGCTAGTGCGATCCACAAACGCACCAGCCACATTACTGTTGTGGTTGACGAGCGTGATTAA
- the rpsC gene encoding 30S ribosomal protein S3 has translation MGQKVSPIGLRVGVIRDWESRWYADKDYADLLLEDVKIREFLFAECKNASVSRVEIERSKNRVEIMIRTARPGVIIGTNGENVEMLKKKVEKLTGGKNIYLKVLEIANPDLDAKLVARSIADQLEQRASFRTAQKKAIQRTMRAGAKGIKTAVSGRLGGADMARTEGYSEGVVPLHTLRADIDYAWEEASTTYGRLGVKVWICRGEVLPGQMVQEPEAPKNNMNDRRRNRRGNRGGNRNNSQRNNNNRNSAGGNAPRKAEGGK, from the coding sequence ATGGGACAGAAAGTTAGTCCGATCGGATTACGTGTCGGTGTCATCCGTGACTGGGAGTCCAGATGGTACGCTGACAAGGATTATGCCGATTTATTATTGGAAGATGTAAAGATTCGTGAATTCCTGTTCGCTGAGTGCAAGAATGCATCAGTGTCCAGAGTTGAGATCGAACGTTCTAAAAACCGTGTGGAAATCATGATCCGTACCGCTCGTCCAGGTGTGATCATCGGGACAAACGGTGAAAATGTTGAAATGCTGAAGAAAAAAGTTGAGAAGCTGACTGGTGGAAAGAACATCTACCTGAAGGTTCTGGAAATTGCAAACCCGGATCTGGATGCAAAGCTGGTTGCCCGCAGCATTGCGGATCAGCTGGAGCAGCGTGCTTCCTTCCGTACTGCACAGAAGAAAGCTATCCAGAGAACAATGCGTGCCGGAGCAAAGGGTATCAAGACAGCTGTATCCGGTCGTTTGGGCGGAGCTGATATGGCTCGTACCGAAGGCTACAGCGAAGGTGTTGTACCTCTGCACACACTGCGTGCAGATATCGATTATGCTTGGGAAGAAGCATCTACGACTTACGGTCGTTTAGGTGTAAAGGTTTGGATTTGCCGTGGTGAAGTTCTGCCAGGACAGATGGTTCAGGAACCGGAAGCTCCGAAGAACAACATGAACGACAGACGCCGCAATCGCCGTGGTAATCGTGGTGGAAACAGAAACAACAGCCAGAGAAACAATAACAACAGAAACTCTGCTGGTGGAAATGCTCCTAGAAAAGCGGAAGGAGGAAAATAA
- the rplP gene encoding 50S ribosomal protein L16, with amino-acid sequence MLMPKRTKYRRPHRLSYEGRAKAGREVSFGEYGLMADTGAYVSNRQIEAARIAMTRYMKRGGKVWIRIFPHMARTKKPLEVRMGSGKGAPEGWVAVVKPGRVMFEIAGVPEEVAREAFRLAAHKLPVKTKFVVRKGEK; translated from the coding sequence ATGTTAATGCCTAAGAGAACTAAATATAGAAGACCTCACCGTTTAAGCTACGAGGGACGTGCAAAAGCCGGTCGTGAAGTATCTTTTGGTGAATATGGTCTAATGGCTGACACTGGTGCTTACGTCAGCAACCGTCAGATCGAGGCCGCTCGTATTGCCATGACTCGTTACATGAAGCGTGGTGGTAAGGTTTGGATCCGTATCTTCCCTCACATGGCAAGAACGAAAAAACCTCTTGAAGTACGTATGGGTTCTGGTAAGGGTGCTCCTGAAGGATGGGTAGCAGTTGTAAAACCGGGCCGTGTTATGTTTGAAATCGCCGGTGTACCTGAAGAAGTGGCACGTGAGGCATTCCGTCTTGCTGCTCACAAGCTGCCGGTGAAGACAAAATTTGTTGTTAGAAAAGGAGAGAAGTAA
- the rpmC gene encoding 50S ribosomal protein L29, protein MTAKEIREKSNTELLQEIETLKDELFNLRFQQATGQLTNTARMKTVKKTIARIKTVMTERELGSQD, encoded by the coding sequence ATGACAGCGAAAGAGATCAGAGAAAAAAGCAATACTGAATTATTACAAGAGATCGAAACGCTTAAAGATGAACTTTTTAATCTTCGTTTCCAACAAGCTACAGGTCAGTTGACAAACACTGCACGTATGAAGACAGTGAAAAAGACAATTGCCCGTATCAAAACTGTGATGACTGAGCGCGAGCTTGGTAGTCAGGATTAA
- the rpsQ gene encoding 30S ribosomal protein S17, which yields MERSNRKVYRGTVVSDKMDKTITVIVETKKTHPLYGKRVKYSKKFKAHDENNEARMGDKVEIMETRPLSATKRFRLVKIVEKAVQL from the coding sequence ATGGAAAGATCTAACCGTAAAGTATATCGCGGGACTGTAGTTTCCGACAAGATGGATAAGACAATTACTGTTATTGTTGAAACAAAGAAAACACACCCGTTATACGGAAAACGTGTAAAATATTCTAAGAAATTTAAAGCGCATGACGAAAACAATGAAGCTAGAATGGGAGATAAGGTAGAAATCATGGAAACACGTCCATTGTCTGCTACCAAGAGATTCCGTCTGGTGAAAATCGTCGAAAAAGCTGTACAGCTGTAA
- the rplN gene encoding 50S ribosomal protein L14, giving the protein MIQNESRLRVADNTGAKEVLVIRCLGGSVRKFSNIGDIVVCAVKQAAPGGTVKKGDVVKGVIVRTKRGVRRDNGTYIKFDDNAVVLIKDDNTPRGTRIFGPVARELRDKDFMKIVSLAPEVL; this is encoded by the coding sequence ATGATCCAGAATGAAAGTAGATTACGCGTCGCTGACAACACGGGAGCCAAAGAAGTTCTGGTTATCCGCTGCTTAGGCGGAAGCGTTCGTAAGTTTTCAAACATCGGGGATATCGTTGTCTGTGCTGTAAAGCAGGCTGCTCCTGGTGGAACTGTAAAAAAAGGTGATGTTGTCAAGGGTGTAATCGTACGTACAAAACGTGGCGTTCGCCGTGACAACGGAACATACATCAAATTTGATGACAATGCGGTTGTCCTGATCAAGGACGACAATACACCGCGTGGAACTCGTATTTTCGGACCTGTTGCACGTGAGCTGCGTGACAAGGACTTCATGAAAATTGTGTCTTTGGCACCAGAAGTACTGTAA
- the rplX gene encoding 50S ribosomal protein L24 translates to MKIKKGDKVQVITGAYKGTIGEVTKVFPKEDKVIVEGVNLVKKHLKPTQANPDGGIIEKEAPIHVSNVMAYDSKAKKASRVGYETKTDKKGNTEKVRVYKKTGAEVK, encoded by the coding sequence GTGAAAATCAAAAAAGGTGATAAGGTTCAGGTTATTACAGGTGCTTACAAGGGCACTATCGGTGAAGTAACCAAAGTTTTCCCTAAGGAAGACAAAGTAATCGTGGAAGGTGTCAACCTGGTGAAGAAGCATCTGAAGCCTACACAGGCGAATCCGGATGGCGGAATCATCGAGAAGGAAGCTCCGATCCATGTATCCAACGTAATGGCTTACGATTCCAAAGCGAAGAAGGCAAGCCGTGTCGGTTATGAAACAAAAACTGACAAAAAAGGTAACACAGAAAAGGTACGCGTCTACAAAAAAACCGGCGCTGAAGTTAAGTAG
- the rplE gene encoding 50S ribosomal protein L5 — protein MNRLEQKYKEVVTPSLMKKFNYKSVMEVPHVDKIVINMGIGEAISNPKVLDEAVAELAQITGQAPVITKAKKSIANFKLREGMPIGCKVTLRKEKMYDFMDKLMNISLPRVRDFRGVSATSFDGRGNYTLGVKEQLIFPEIDYDKINKVRGMDIVIVTTANTNEEAKALLEEMGMPFKK, from the coding sequence ATGAATCGCCTAGAACAGAAATATAAAGAGGTCGTAACACCAAGCCTGATGAAGAAATTCAACTACAAATCAGTCATGGAAGTACCTCACGTAGATAAAATCGTTATCAATATGGGTATCGGTGAAGCTATTTCAAACCCAAAAGTGCTGGATGAAGCAGTTGCTGAGCTGGCACAGATCACCGGACAGGCTCCGGTAATCACAAAAGCTAAGAAGTCCATCGCAAACTTCAAACTTCGTGAAGGAATGCCGATCGGATGTAAGGTTACTCTGAGAAAAGAAAAAATGTATGATTTCATGGATAAGCTGATGAACATCTCACTGCCTCGTGTACGTGACTTCCGCGGTGTCAGTGCCACTTCCTTTGACGGTCGTGGAAACTACACTCTGGGTGTAAAGGAACAGCTGATCTTCCCGGAAATCGATTACGATAAGATCAACAAGGTTCGCGGTATGGATATCGTTATTGTTACGACAGCCAACACGAACGAAGAAGCAAAGGCACTGCTGGAAGAAATGGGCATGCCTTTCAAGAAATAG
- a CDS encoding type Z 30S ribosomal protein S14, which translates to MAKKAMVNKSKRPQKYKVREYTRCERCGRPHSVLRKYKLCRICFRELAYKGQIPGVKKASW; encoded by the coding sequence ATGGCAAAAAAAGCAATGGTTAACAAATCAAAACGTCCTCAGAAGTACAAAGTGCGCGAGTACACCAGATGTGAGCGTTGTGGACGTCCTCACTCAGTTTTACGTAAATACAAACTCTGCCGTATTTGCTTCCGTGAGCTGGCTTACAAAGGTCAGATCCCGGGTGTGAAAAAGGCAAGTTGGTAG
- the rpsH gene encoding 30S ribosomal protein S8 — translation MIMTDPIADMLTRVRNALQARHETVEIPANKEKVEIAKILKNEGFITDYTVDGDVKKTITVTLKYGPNNEKVINGLKRISKPGLRVYAKVDSIPRVMNGLGIAIISTSHGVITDKEAKAKHVGGEVIAYVW, via the coding sequence ATGATTATGACAGATCCGATTGCAGATATGCTTACCAGAGTTCGTAACGCGCTTCAGGCTCGTCACGAAACAGTGGAAATTCCTGCAAACAAAGAAAAAGTTGAAATCGCTAAGATTTTAAAGAATGAAGGATTCATCACAGACTATACAGTCGATGGTGATGTTAAGAAAACCATCACAGTTACTCTGAAATATGGTCCTAACAACGAAAAAGTAATCAACGGGCTGAAGAGAATCTCAAAACCAGGCTTACGTGTTTATGCAAAGGTGGACTCCATTCCTCGCGTAATGAACGGACTGGGAATTGCAATCATCTCTACATCCCACGGTGTGATAACAGATAAAGAAGCAAAAGCTAAACATGTTGGCGGTGAAGTCATCGCTTACGTTTGGTAA
- the rplF gene encoding 50S ribosomal protein L6, with amino-acid sequence MSRIGNKAITIPAGVEVTIAAGNEVTVKGSKGTLTRQFNPALGIKVEENVLTVTRPNDEKHVKQLHGTTRALLANMVEGVSEGFTKELELVGIGFRAAVSGSKLTLNVGYSHPVEFAVEDGLKVECSSATDIKVSGIDKQRVGEFAANIRAVRKPEPYKGKGIRYKGEYVRRKEGKTAGKK; translated from the coding sequence ATGTCACGTATCGGTAATAAAGCGATTACCATTCCTGCCGGCGTTGAAGTAACCATCGCTGCCGGGAATGAGGTGACTGTTAAAGGTTCCAAGGGAACTTTAACTCGTCAGTTTAACCCTGCTTTGGGAATCAAGGTAGAAGAAAATGTATTGACAGTAACTCGTCCTAACGACGAAAAGCATGTGAAACAGCTGCATGGTACAACCCGTGCATTGCTGGCAAACATGGTGGAAGGTGTGTCCGAAGGCTTTACAAAGGAACTGGAACTGGTAGGTATCGGTTTCCGTGCTGCTGTAAGCGGAAGCAAGCTGACCTTAAACGTTGGGTACTCCCACCCGGTTGAGTTCGCTGTAGAAGACGGTCTGAAGGTAGAATGCTCTTCTGCTACGGATATCAAAGTATCAGGAATTGACAAACAACGCGTTGGTGAATTCGCTGCAAACATTCGTGCTGTGAGAAAACCAGAACCTTACAAAGGAAAAGGTATTCGCTATAAAGGTGAATATGTTCGTCGTAAGGAAGGTAAAACAGCAGGTAAGAAATAG